A genome region from Halichondria panicea chromosome 15, odHalPani1.1, whole genome shotgun sequence includes the following:
- the LOC135348914 gene encoding centriolar satellite-associated tubulin polyglutamylase complex regulator 1-like: MEDPEIYLRKHHVLTYIEDAVSFILERKDEDAKTKPFELLAEYFKSIKAGTHILFREYAFVCATPHNRVSFVKLFSQSYTEIAAKNELMRVADYLSLLRLLCHDFPVSTVQKIGQVLFTQNAMDNLVSFPDFLYTFQTLFYYEHFLSLCELIFMNGADTPRTSYGSSTVVVSMPSATEQDSISRPTTSEGERTSQIISDTFQTEPSGKKLDSDTFVTAAVSLVQRLQVKEPWERCPAIDTLYEVMQGIKSLSFFDFVLSLAKSEAVNSEIGVLPLKIKTKSSPDKT, translated from the coding sequence ATGGAAGATCCAGAAATTTATCTGAGGAAACATCATGTCCTAACATACATAGAGGATGCCGTCTCGTTCATTCTGGAGCGTAAAGACGAAGACGCAAAGACTAAACCCTTCGAATTGCTCGCAGAATATTTTAAGAGTATTAAAGCGGGAACTCATATCCTTTTCCGTGAATATGCTTTCGTTTGTGCAACTCCCCACAATAGGGTATCATTTGTAAAGCTTTTTTCGCAAAGTTACACAGAAATAGCAGCAAAAAATGAATTGATGAGAGTGGCTGATTACCTGTCTCTATTGCGATTACTGTGCCACGATTTTCCAGTGTCTACAGTTCAAAAAATTGGTCAAGTTCTATTCACGCAGAATGCAATGGATAATTTGGTTTCTTTCCCGGATTTCCTCTACACATTTCAGACACTGTTCTACTATGAACATTTTCTTAGTTTGTGTGAACTGATATTCATGAATGGAGCGGATACTCCACGCACTTCCTATGGAAGCAGTACAGTGGTTGTTTCAATGCCTAGTGCAACAGAACAAGACAGCATTAGTAGACCTACTACTTCTGAAGGAGAGAGAACTTCGCAGATCATAAGCGACACATTTCAGACTGAGCCAAGTGGGAAGAAGTTGGACTCAGATACTTTTGTGACAGCTGCAGTCAGTCTTGTGCAAAGATTGCAAGTTAAGGAACCTTGGGAGCGTTGTCCAGCTATAGATACTTTGTACGAAGTCATGCAAGGCATTAAATCGCTGTCGTTCTTTGATTTTGTCTTGTCTTTGGCAAAAAGTGAAGCAGTTAATTCTGAGATTGGAGTATTACCACTAAAGATTAAGACAAAGTCTTCACCTGACAAGACTTGA
- the LOC135348864 gene encoding uncharacterized protein LOC135348864 encodes MDAQTRKLSRFYSFPAYKRRSSSIDTELDEADFFTANEVFPVSVPLNKVQIGSITYSPSGWNDVEVLYELESSDILIRSNIEGDNGEPPGVYRISGVSAADLSLYCIVPGSLESMVSRLILELENDIVFKPTVQASLSEDEPYENGNHSLKSRVVKLFASAHEAGHFRDILLFLKCENIADLNPELASHVHAAKKSENVKSPKLTFLDFLPIWVLYIPWWVYSKNARTVLQRLMLMYYIFSVIWAFWQLYRHVHVIHVVLEPVIEALKIHLAFVIEYFDWFLLFFTRLWHKYLSPLNVLTGLLLAPIVQAILHLKTFATPVITVVSQCLTSSTVVTSLKALISLFYRLGIAGGSSVWTVIIFLVRPFGGVWKAILNARIAVGTLDFQRLQLSWIFGIVAGSLKSIGNGFAKLVGYTHTTKKRRQAISKHETSLSSTPDPKLRQRRMPMYYNSPLSK; translated from the coding sequence ATGGATGCTCAAACACGGAAACTTAGCAGATTCTATTCATTTCCCGCATACAAACGAAGAAGCAGTTCTATTGATACTGAATTGGATGAAGCTGATTTCTTCACAGCCAACGAGGTCTTCCCAGTGAGTGTGCCTTTGAACAAAGTGCAGATTGGATCCATCACTTACTCTCCTAGTGGTTGGAATGATGTAGAAGTTTTATACGAATTGGAGTCATCGGACATTCTGATCCGATCGAATATCGAAGGAGATAATGGTGAACCTCCCGGCGTTTATAGAATTAGCGGCGTCTCGGCTGCAGATCTCTCACTGTATTGCATTGTACCAGGTTCTCTAGAAAGTATGGTGTCTAGGCTCATTCTTGAATTGGAAAATGATATTGTCTTTAAACCCACTGTACAAGCAAGCTTGTCAGAGGACGAACCCTATGAAAACGGAAACCACAGCTTGAAGAGCCGTGTCGTAAAGTTGTTCGCATCAGCACACGAAGCTGGGCACTTTAGAGACATTCTCCTGTTTCTGAAATGTGAGAACATAGCTGACCTAAATCCCGAGCTTGCTtctcatgtacatgcagctaagAAAAGTGAAAATGTGAAATCTCCAAAGCTAACTTTTCTGGATTTTCTTCCAATCTGGGTGCTTTATATCCCATGGTGGGTGTATTCAAAGAATGCAAGAACTGTTCTACAGCGACTCATGCTTATGTACTACATATTTTCAGTTATATGGGCATTTTGGCAGCTTTATCGGCATGTGCATGTCATTCACGTGGTTCTTGAACCTGTCATAGAAGCACTCAAGATACATCTTGCTTTTGTGATTGAGTATTTCGACTGGTTTTTATTGTTTTTCACTCGTCTTTGGCACAAATATCTGAGTCCACTTAACGTCCTCACTGGTCTCTTGCTAGCTCCCATTGTTCAGGCAATCCTTCACTTGAAAACTTTTGCAACACCTGTTATTACTGTTGTGAGTCAATGTCTGACAAGTTCTACAGTAGTCACATCTCTCAAAGCCTTGATTTCTTTATTTTATCGGCTGGGTATTGCAGGTGGCAGTTCTGTATGGACTGTTATTATTTTTCTCGTCAGACCTTTTGGTGGCGTTTGGAAGGCCATATTGAATGCACGAATAGCAGTAGGCACACTGGATTTTCAACGACTTCAACTGAGCTGGATTTTTGGTATTGTCGCTGGCAGTTTGAAGTCTATCGGTAATGGTTTTGCTAAGTTGGTCGGTTACACTCACACAACAAAAAAGAGAAGGCAAGCAATTTCAAAGCACGAAACATCCTTGTCCTCCACACCTGACCCAAAACTCAGACAACGAAgaatgcccatgtactataaCTCACCATTATCAAAGTAA
- the LOC135348828 gene encoding beta-1,3-N-acetylglucosaminyltransferase lunatic fringe-like, with protein sequence MAKKNCSLWLICAVILLLITQGYFMTKVLSPKIPNLNRDSSTFLTTTLDTFIFKKAYIDVDHNSAQEDKRDESLDSYKPHADKPVAVNEAGRNNLEKVVDGLPQKRTALQHHPAQENEPVVVDGVNKNNLEKVATLSQKKVALRHHPAQEKDTYKPVDGASKSNLEKVVHRLPQKKVALPHHSAQENEILDAYKPVAVDGASKSNLVHGLLQKQKKAALQHHHLKRRHFNLSLLFAKYLADNDPGPLVETDDTLTPRPLTANEQAGNNILFTLRTTMKYHEQRLPVLFDTWLTTVNTSNVFLVTDGGDTKWKGRAGLKYIDVPCHASYQRNDLCCKAGTELSLMFRDENLHYDWLCHVDDDIYVLLRSLVEQLSKFRPREEPIYFGRSGSAWTIPRAVIHGAKYGKPGQKYHFAVGGMYCLSRAMLELAKPYLVGGQEFANSCSNTLEPEDVTVGVVVGVLLNQNLSRTEMIYTHGLGLWDATKRLQKELDEKIAYAYGWGAINWGAPGTFNHIAVPQALYSEQEDKTQFYSLHCFLYPSLPRCTKKARDNYIKRRKKPK encoded by the exons ATGGCAAAGAAGAATTGTTCACTGTGGTTGATATGTGCAGTAATATTGCTACTGATTACTCAAGGCTATTTTATGACAAAGGTTCTAAGCCCCAAGATTCCTAACCTTAACCGAGACAGTTCAACATTTTTAACCACAACTTTGGATACATTCATCTTCAAGAAAGCCTACATAGATGTTGATCACAATTCAGCTCAAGAAGATAAAAGAGACGAATCACTAGACTCTTATAAACCACATGCTGATAAACCTGTAGCTGTGAACGAAGCAGGTAGAAACAACTTGGAAAAAGTGGTCGATGGATTACCGCAGAAAAGAACAGCTTTACAACACCACCCAGCTCAGGAAAATGAACCTGTGGTTGTAGACGGAGTAAATAAAAACAACTTGGAAAAAGTGGCTACATTATCACAGAAAAAAGTAGCTTTACGACACCACCCAGCTCAGGAAAAAGATACTTATAAACCTGTGGACGGAGCAAGTAAAAGCAACTTGGAAAAAGTGGTCCATAGATTGCCGCAGAAAAAAGTTGCTTTACCGCACCACTCAGCTCAGGAAAACGAAATATTAGATGCTTATAAACCTGTGGCTGTGGACGGAGCAAGTAAAAGCAACTTGGTCCATGGATTATTGCAGAAACAGAAAAAAGCAGCTTTACAACACCACCACTTGAAGAGACGTCACTTTAATTTATCGTTGTTATTTGCTAAGTATCTAGCTGATAATGATCCTGGACCCTTAGTAGAAACAGATGACACACTGACTCCACGACCTTTAACTGCTAACGAACAAGCTGGTAACAACATATTGTTTACGTTGAGGACCACAATGAAGTACCATGAGCAAAGACTGCCAGTTTTGTTTGATACTTGGCTCACTACAGTCAACACCAGTAACGTATTTCTGGTCACAGATGGAGGAGATACGAAATGGAAAGGGAGAGCTG GACTCAAGTACATCGATGTTCCTTGCCATGCATCATATCAAAG AAATGAcctttgctgcaaggctggcACTGAGCTGTCCCTGATGTTCAGAGATGAGAACCTCCATTATGA TTGGTTATGCCATGTTGATGACGATATTTACGTACTGTTGAGGTCTTTAGTTGAGCAGCTGTCAAAGTTCCGACCAAGAGAAGAACCAATTTACTTTGGACGCTCTGGATCAGCTTGGACTATACCCAGAGCTGTGATACACGGGGCAAAGTACGGGAAGCCTGGACAAAAGTATCACTTTGCTGTTGGTGGGATGTATTGTCTAAGTAGAGCCATGCTGGAGCTCGCCAAGCCTTATCTAGT AGGTGGGCAAGAGTTTGCAAACTCTTGCAGCAATACTCTAGAGCCAGAAGATGTGACTGTGGGCGTAGTGGTAG GAGTGTTGCTGAATCAGAATTTGTCAAGAACGGAGATGATCTACACCCACGGACTAGGACTATGGGATGCGACAAAGAGGTTACAAAAGGAGCTGGACGAAAAG ATTGCTTATGCTTATGGCTGGGGTGCAATTAATTGGGGTGCGCCCGGAACATTCAACCATATCGCTGTGCCTCAGGCCCTCTACTCTGAACAAGAAGACAAAACACA
- the LOC135348883 gene encoding sialidase-1-like, translating into MCFCDNYEYAMLTIFFRTLTMQGHLAVTLAVAWLAILVHGQLDGVKQTVIFEKGELGYFCFRIPVLHLTSKNTLLAFAEGRNTSGCADHGDVHIVLKRSMDYGETWSPLMVVHSEPSHTIGNPAPVEDKGTGNIVLVCSRDNKDVLQLESTDDGVTWGNMVDITTMVKLPIWTFIASGPSDGLQLPSGRFLICMYGYVKSFGGGPGSYSIFSDDGGKNWIMSVPTSDVTSGECQVVPLDIYDNPSRNNTKLLMYMRTSSGIRTFGYSNDSGESWHNMSQPKSLNPQTSVQGAVLAVTYVGVKFNTHLYVSQPYALGRTNMTIFYSSDGGYDWKDAYQLWKGPSAYSSMVKHHDAAMIYCLYEKGDIYYWETLTLAVFSTLI; encoded by the exons ATGTGTTTTTGTGATAACTATGAATATGCTATGCTCACAATATTCTTTAGAACTTTGACTATGCAAGGACATTTAGCAGTTACGTTGGCTGTAGCCTGGCTGGCCATATTGGTGCATGGTCAACTGGACGGTGTTAAACAGACTGTGATATTTGAAAAAGGGGAGCTTGGCTACTTCTGTTTTAGGATTCCTGTTCTTCATCTGACCTCAAAGAACACTCTCCTTGCTTTTGCCGAGGGTAGAAATACAAGCGGCTGTGCAGATCATGGCGATGTACACATTGTACTAAAGAGAAGTATGGATTACGGGGAAACCTGGTCCCCTCTTATGGTTGTGCATTCGGAGCCATCTCACACAATTG GAAACCCTGCTCCCGTTGAGGACAAAGGTACTGGGAACATAGTGTTGGTCTGCAGTCGGGACAACAAAGATGTACTACAGCTGGAGAGTACAGACGATGGCGTCACTTGGGGTAACATGGTGGACATCACCACTATGGTCAAACTGCCTATATGGACCTTTATCGCTAGTGGGCCTTCGGATGGACTTCAGCTTCCCTCTGGCAGATTCCTCATAT GTATGTATGGATATGTCAAGTCATTTGGTGGTGGTCCAGGATCTTACTCAATATTTTCAGACGATGGAGGCAAGAATTGGATCATGTCAGTACCAACAAGCGATGTTACCTCAGGGGAGTGTCAGGTGGTACCGCTAGATATCTATGACAACCCGTCTCGTAACAACACCAAACTGTTGATGTACATGAGAACAAGCAGTGGAATAAGAACATTTGGGTACAGCAATGACAGTGGCGAGTCATGGCACAACATGTCGCAACCTAAAAGCCTTAACCCGCAGACGTCTGTTCAAGGTGCTGTGCTTGCAGTAACCTATGTTGGAGTAAAATTTAACACACACCTATACGTCTCACAACCATACGCTCTAGGCCGAACTAACATGACAATTTTCTACTCTTCCGATGGGGGATACGATTGGAAAGATGCCTATCAACTCTGGAAGGGACCTTCTGCATATTCGAGCATGGTCAAGCACCATGATGCTGCTATGATCTACTGCCTGTATGAGAAAGGAGACATTTACTATTGGGAAACTCTTACTCTAGCTGTTTTTTCAACCCTCATTTGA
- the LOC135348811 gene encoding protein OS-9-like produces MAKGIQNCWLYSVSSVLVSFILCSALVTTSSIHGILQEAKFGPFNFTELEQALYDVELLRVPLPESALLSQGREKADYTTLVSRHGQRYACELPWQSSPSDEHTIEEQKQPDMNITALLLPLQNRPCPIKTVGWWTYEYCHGQFVRQYHMEGGKVVGKTIYIGFYENETEWNKEQVDRVQSIVNSLKDTVGAGPLPVTYHQVHFVNGTVCEANKKPRTAKVLIRCSLSSDDKLYEVVERETCSYTLIIHTAMLCHHPLFVTGNRGRTHTLSCHPLLSQSDYQKYQERLGHSKRSADSPNTIEHKLPTNGDFQSFLSEFTTSQNKDHIHVPTSHTTMEQSTTPGEATTNTDNTEQNPPSLNKGEKVGEDIDSKVHTRPSLSDMKDLTVEKLTQEIEYAYKQLVASLDEQKDTDPTAARLKKSITSHYSDFDKLRKRKAMEEEVEKHLTEDVKNFKESKGVLSSKKERPAVKPYEVQGVREAQRSVDAPLERVGEKELVEEDALTFERLTDMEEAINKEIEEHLRENGIEGKADVKVVALPMNVMEMLLDEDSELETDGENDDTVKMILKFGEGQLFGNSELSKLFTLNSPPTDERRMSTDERRVRDLESSYDQVWGEQEEADKKRRT; encoded by the exons ATGGCTAAAGGCATCCAAAACTGCTGGCTGTATTCAGTGTCATCTGTCCTGGTATCCTTCATTCTTTGCTCTGCTCTAGTTACCACCTCCTCCATTCATGGCATCCTTCAAGAGGCCAAATTTGGGCCCTTTAACTTCACAGAGCTTGAGCAGGCTTTATATGATGTTGAATTGCTCAGAGTACCGCTACCAGAGAGTGCCCTGTTGAGTCAAGGCCGAGAAAAG GCAGATTACACGACGTTAGTCTCCAGACACGGTCAGAGGTATGCCTGCGAGTTACCATGGCAGTCATCCCCGAGTGATGAGCACACTATAGAGGAACAAAAACAACCTGACATGAACATCACAGCTTTGTTACTACCTCTACAGAACAGACCATGTCCTATTAAG ACAGTGGGATGGTGGACCTACGAGTATTGTCACGGCCAGTTTGTACGTCAGTACCACATGGAAG GTGGTAAGGTTGTAGGGAAGACCATCTATATCGGTTTCTATGAGAACGAGACTGAGTGGAACAAGGAACAAGTTGACAGGGTACAG AGTATTGTTAACTCTCTGAAGGATACGGTTGGAGCTGGTCCTTTGCCAGTCACTTACCATCAAGTACATTTTGTCAATGGAACTGTCTGTGAAGCTAACAAGAAACCAAGAACAGCCAAAGTCTTG ATCCGTTGCAGCCTAAGCAGTGACGACAAGTTGTACGAGGTGGTGGAGAGAGAGACGTGTAGCTACACACTCATCATCCACACCGCTATGCTCTGTCATCACCCTCTCTTTGTCACGGGGAACAGGGGTCGCACTCACACTCTCTCCTGTCACCCACTTCTCTCTCAGAGTGACTATCAAAAGTACCAGGAACGGTTAG GTCACAGCAAAAGAAGTGCAGACAGCCCAAATACTATTGAGCACAAACTACCAACAAATGGAGATTTTCAGTCTTTCCTTTCAGAATTTACCACCTCCCAAAACAAagaccatatacatgtaccaaccTCACATACAACAATGGAGCAGTCAACCACTCCTGGTGAAGCAACTACAAATACCGACAACACTGAACAGAACCCCCCTTCACTTAACAAAGGTGAAAAAGTAGGAGAAGATATTGATAGTAAAGTCCACACAAGGCCTTCTTTGAGTGATATGAAGGATTTGACAGTGGAGAAACTCACTCAAGAGATTGAGTATGCTTACAAGCAGTTGGTAGCTAGTCTAGATGAGCAAAAAGACACTGACCCAACAGCAGCTCGACTGAAGAAGTCTATCACTAGTCACTACTCAGACTTTGACAAACTTAGGAAAAGGAAAGCTATGGAGGAAGAAGTTGAGAAGCACTTGACAGAGG ATGTGAAGAACTTCAAAGAGTCTAAGGGTGTCCTCTCCTCCAAGAAGGAACGTCCTGCAGTGAAGCCGTATGAAGTACAAGGTGTGAGGGAGGCACAGAGATCAGTCGACGCCCCACTGGAGAGGGTGGGTGAGAAGGAGCTTGTGGAAGAAGATGCGCTCACTTTCGAGAGGTTAACCGATATGGAGGAGGCAATAAACAAAGAGATTGAAGAACACCTTCGGGAGAATGGAATAG AAGGCAAGGCTGATGTGAAAGTGGTTGCCTTGCCGATGAATGTCATGGAGATGCTGCTGGATGAAGATTCTGAGTTAGAGACTGATGGTGAAAATGATGATACAGTCAAAATGATACTAAAGTTCGGGGAAGGCCAGCTTTTTGGAAACTCCGAACTGTCAAAATTGTTTACCCTTAAt AGCCCCCCTACTGACGAGAGGAGGATGAGTACCGATGAACGAAGAGTGAGAGATCTAGAGAGCAGCTACGACCAGGTGTGGGGGGAGCAGGAGGAGGCTGACAAGAAGAGGAGAACATGA